One part of the Sphingobium yanoikuyae genome encodes these proteins:
- a CDS encoding DksA/TraR family C4-type zinc finger protein, with protein sequence MANGWARDGAVQDQIDDTVTDAVLRARGMMPTGEGSDECDDCGEDIPQARRAALPGTRTCVACQAKRDANMRAVGINRRGSKDSQLR encoded by the coding sequence ATGGCGAACGGATGGGCGCGCGATGGCGCCGTACAGGATCAGATCGATGATACGGTGACCGATGCTGTCTTGCGAGCCCGAGGCATGATGCCGACGGGCGAAGGTAGCGACGAATGCGACGATTGCGGCGAGGACATTCCGCAGGCTCGCCGCGCCGCCTTGCCGGGTACGCGGACCTGCGTTGCGTGCCAGGCGAAGCGGGATGCGAATATGCGCGCTGTCGGGATCAACCGGCGCGGGAGCAAGGACAGCCAGCTACGATAG